The Ziziphus jujuba cultivar Dongzao chromosome 1, ASM3175591v1 genome segment AAGTCTTTTAGCGGGTTGGCAGCTGGAGTCTTGTGGATGTTTTAAGGACTTTTTTAGTCTGGGAAAGCCTATTTTAAGTTTGGTTGTCGGCCAGTTTTTACGATTATTTAAATGGTCTCTAGAATCCGGATTTTTTTAGGAAGGTTTTAAGAGAATGTCACCGTTGAATCCCCTTCTTTATGTTCTTTTGTTTGGGGATAAAGACgatgaaatttgttatttttaaagtgTTCATTTACATCAGTGTGTCATCCTTCATCGGTTATAATCTTGTTCATGGAATTTACTTTCTGAAGTTGTGAAGATTGGAAGATTtcctcatttttgtttttgcgcTATGTACCATTTGAGTTGAGTCTTTTGGCAATCGGATATAGAGACTTGTACGCTgtccattagaaaggaggataAAGAGCTTGTATTTTTGCTGCAGTTGTTATGAGGGGCGCATGAGTGGGTAAATGCAGCTTCTCCATTGCATTGATAAAGTCGAAGTTCCATTTTTGTTCAAAAATCATCATTACCAAGAGCTATGTTTGTTGAGAAGTGTAACTTAAGAAAAAGGATCAGACGCAGAAATGGAAATTCAGCTTCAATAGATCATATTTGACAATGCTTGGCTTATTGAAACGACTACTAGTGTTTCTATTTGCTAATATGGCATGTTGCCTTTGGTTTCTTTACCATTTGGTACCTTTCGGTATAAAAGAAATATCGGGAACACTTCAAACTCTCTCGAGAGTTTCGCAGCAATTCGAATTATATGAAAATTCCAATCCTTCAGCCTGTAACCGTCCTTTCGTTCTTTGGTAAATGATGATCTTCTTCCACTTGGTCGAAGAAAGGGAGCACGAACTGAAAAACCCAAGGAATCTTGCCCATCAATTATGGGTATCGGACGCGAAACCCAAGCCACTTAGAGCATAACAATTCATTCTAAACAAGGCGTTTACAAGTTCAGATACCGGCGGAAACCTTCCCCACAAGAAGTTCAAAGTTAATGTAGGAAACAAATGAATTGTAAAAGCTGGAACATGGGGATGAGACGAGATTCATAAAATAGTTATAATTCTCCGAATTTTGTTATTTCTTCTACCAAGTCAATAGAACGACTATCTTATTGCCTCgcaagattaattaaaagaagaaaagagtgGAGCAAAGGCCACAATATTATACAACACAAATAACAGTTAAACGTGCTGAATAGAATTACATATGTATAACAAAGTTCTGGATACATCAACCACTGGCATTGTCAGCAGAGACATCATTCTCTTCATCATCACCCTGTCGTATTTTTGCAATCTCTGCCTGCGCTCTCTCCATGATTTGCCTCTTTTGCATTTCCAGTTCCCTATGAAACTCCATCCTCATCTTCTCTAGCTCTACCATCTGCTGCCTTTTACTATTTTCGATTTTCTCATATATGTCACTAAATTTCCTAATGGAATCAGCAAGCAATCTAAAGGAGGACCCGTCCTCACTCTCCCTtccatattttcttttcttgggtGGAAGCCCATCCGAATCATCACCATCACCTTCAGCAGATTCTGAGTTACCTGGACTATCTCTCATCTCATCTGATCCATTTGCACGATTCAAATAAACTCTAGGATTCATAAAAACATACTCCCCTGAGTCCAAGCCACAAGAGAGGCCAGCCTGCTGTTGTGGCGATGACATTAACATATCCATCTTCTTGAAATAAACCCATTTACTAGTTCCATTCGTCTCTACAAACTTGATCTTCTCCTTTTTGTACTTCTTCTTCAAGGTATCCAATCGATTACGACATTGTGTATCTGTCCTCTCAATCTTTGACACCTCAGATACTTTCTCTGCAACCTCTTGCCATTCCTCAGAGCGAAGGCTCTTTTTCCCACGTTGAAGAAACCGATCACCCCAAGCTTCTAGCAGAACAAATGTCTCCCGCTCAGTCCAATCCGTAAGTGAATTTCTACCGCCGAATGATTGTCGTGGGGCAGAAGTTGCTGCAGCAGATTGTGCAGGCAAACGAGGAGCAAATTCATAGCTTGATACCAAACTCTTCAACTTGCGCTTTTTAGGGTGTCTCTCCAAATCAACATCTTCAACCCTCCTTTCGAAATTCTTTGGCTTGTCACCATCTTCATCCTCggcttcatcatcttcattgtcatcatcatcctcatcgtcatcatcatcaccaacaTCTTTACGCAAGGGAGGAAAACCATTATTTTGTCGAttattgtcttcttcttcctctcctaattcttcatcttcttcatcctcctcttcctcatcatcatcaacatattGATTACCAACTGGTCTAGAGTATGGACCACCCCGGACAGGGAGCTTTTGGCGTTGGGAAGAACCATATCCCTGTTGGTGATTTACCCCATAAGGATTTAGAGGATACCTTGCATCGTCTTCGGTGTCATCCATATATGCACAAAAATTATATGCCTAAAAAAGTTCAAAGTCAACTAAACCATCATAGAAAGATACTCAAAAAAATACCCCAATTTCTAGCTCAAAACTGTCAATCTTTGTCAGGACTTGCCCTGTGCTCCACTCCAAAGCCTAGGGGTGGTCTTGCAGGTTGGGACAGTTATTAATATTCTAGGTCCAAAATCAAGCTAGTGCTTAAGCACATAAAACAGAATTATAGTCTCATTCAGTATTTTAGATCAAAACCCCTGCCAAGCATTTAAAAGCACTTCTAAAAAGCACAACCAACAGCCTCAACTGCTTAGGGGCCCTTACTTTCTGCAtaatttatattcatatttaaatctAGTACGTATAGACAATATAATCCACAAAAACTTGAGATCAAATGCCAGTCCAAACAATAACCAAATCCAAATAAGTGAGAACTCATTCAATAAGGCATAAAGCTAAATGCTCATAATGACTACCAAAATATTACTACATTTGCCAAATTGAAAGAAACAGGAAAAAgtcatagaaaaaaataatgcacGAAAAAGTATGTGTTCAAGATGTGATGATCATGCATCTAAGAAAGTATGTATTCAAGATGTGATGATCATACATCTAAGAAGGTGAATGGAACAGTGATGTCATTAATCCACAACATGTATTCAAAGGCCATACATTGTCGAGTAGAATCCCAAAATTACTCAAGTTCTCAATGCTTATATCATCATATTTCTATATAAGTCATTCTACATT includes the following:
- the LOC107405054 gene encoding trihelix transcription factor ENAP1 — translated: MDDTEDDARYPLNPYGVNHQQGYGSSQRQKLPVRGGPYSRPVGNQYVDDDEEEEDEEDEELGEEEEDNNRQNNGFPPLRKDVGDDDDDEDDDDNEDDEAEDEDGDKPKNFERRVEDVDLERHPKKRKLKSLVSSYEFAPRLPAQSAAATSAPRQSFGGRNSLTDWTERETFVLLEAWGDRFLQRGKKSLRSEEWQEVAEKVSEVSKIERTDTQCRNRLDTLKKKYKKEKIKFVETNGTSKWVYFKKMDMLMSSPQQQAGLSCGLDSGEYVFMNPRVYLNRANGSDEMRDSPGNSESAEGDGDDSDGLPPKKRKYGRESEDGSSFRLLADSIRKFSDIYEKIENSKRQQMVELEKMRMEFHRELEMQKRQIMERAQAEIAKIRQGDDEENDVSADNASG